The nucleotide window TGTTGCCATTCGTAAGTCTCACTCTACACGCTTTGCGTTGAGCAGAATTGGGCTTCTTGGGTTTCAGCACCATTACCCTGAGAACTACACCCTTACGGATTGGACATCTCTCGAGATCTGGCGATACAGAAACTTTCTTACGCTGCGGTGGTTCAACGCctcttttgatttgattCAATGTAGCTGCTCGTGGTAgacaagttgaaaaagcGCATCTTTGCGCCAAGTCTGAAGTAACCCGATCTATACATGGCCTGAAAAGCGGTTTGTAAATTGGTTGAGCAGAGCGTGCTCTCAGGCACACTGTTGATAGTCTGGAAAACATCCTATGGTGTCTTATGTGGGCTCGTATTTCAACGTACTATCAA belongs to Zygotorulaspora mrakii chromosome 1, complete sequence and includes:
- the MRPS12 gene encoding mitochondrial 37S ribosomal protein uS12m (similar to Saccharomyces cerevisiae YNR036C; ancestral locus Anc_6.352); protein product: MFSRLSTVCLRARSAQPIYKPLFRPCIDRVTSDLAQRCAFSTCLPRAATLNQIKRGVEPPQRKKVSVSPDLERCPIRKGVVLRVMVLKPKKPNSAQRKACRVRLTNGNIVSAYIPGEGHNAQEHSIVYVRGGRCQDLPGVKYHLVRGTGDLSGVVNRVTSRSKYGVKKPSKSE